Part of the Polyangiaceae bacterium genome, GCGGCGGTTCGTCTCTGCCGATGGTTAGGCGCCTCGCAGAAGGTGAAATCACGGTGCACGGCGTTCGCCTGCACCGTCGCCGGTTCGAAGCGTCGCCCCGCGGTGCTTCGGCGCGACTCGGTGAAGCCTACCCGGCCCTCGCTGTTGCCGTCGGCGGCGCGGCGCCAGATCTGCCAAGAGAACGTTCGCTTAAGGACATTGTCGGACTTGCCGCGACTAACGTGCAACCGACAACTACGTACAAGAGCTAAGCGAGCGAAGGGTCGGGGCGGGCTTTGCTACACCCCACGGGCACTCGCTCACCGCCGTGGTCGCGCGTCCAGTGAATCCGGCGGGGCAACTGCCCAGCTGGCCTGGCGCACTCGACTCCTCGCGAAGACCCTTTCTGCGTCCGCCCGCGCGGTGCGGCACATCCGGTCGCATGCAACGTCAACGCGCGCGACGGCAGGATTCGCACTGCCAGACTAGGGGAGCGCCTTGACGCAATGGCTCTTCTTGCGCTGAGATCGCGGCGTGGCGAGGAGAGTGCGTGACTGGCGAGTGCAGCCTTCGGCCGTCCTCTCCTCGGAAGTTCGTGCGCTGGTGGAACGGGCGTTCCACTCCGTCGTGCAGTCGGTGGGCAACGAGGAGTTGTTCTTCGTCGGTCAGCACGCTGAACGCAAGCTCAATGCGCTCCAGAACTCCGCGACTTCTTGGGTGGCGGACCTGGCAAGGAAGACCCGCGCGCTGTATCGAATGTATCAGGACCACGTCAGCGGCGAGCTCGTGCTTACCTCGGACAGCGTCACCGTCCTCGCAGCGGCGCTCTTCTACTTCGTCAATCCCCATGACGTCATACCCGACCACACTCCAGGGGTCGGCTATCTGGACGACGCCTTTGTCGTCAACACATGCATCAATGCGCTGGCGCGTTCTCACCCTCGCGAGCTCGGGAGATACATGAAGAGGGAGACGTCGAATGCTTAACGACGTCTGGCGGAACATCTCCAGTGAGATCGGCATCTTCTGGAAGGGCCGCTTTGATCGTGTGCCACCACACCCAGGCGTCTACGCTTGGTTCTACCCGCTGCGCGTTACCACCCGGGACCTCGGCGACTTCCTGACCGAGGTCAGCCAGATATTCGCATTCGACGCTGCCGCGAGAGGAACGCCCGCAGCCGAGGTGGAAGCCGCGTTCACATGGCGGAGCATTGGACTCCACGTGAGAGTGCTCCACAAAGATGGACCGGTGCCTAAGAACGTCAGCGCCCAGTGGGAGCAAATCGTTTCGAACGATGCTCGGTTCGATCAACTGCGAAGGATGGTGTTGCGCGGGAGCATCCTGATGCCACCGCTGTACGTGGGCAAGACTCACAACCTGCTCACCCGCTGTGGACAGCACCTCGCAGGGTCGAGCGACAACAGTTTTCATGCACGATACGTGGAATACGCGCGGAGCGTCGGGGCTCACGCCCAAAACGTCTCCGATCTCATCTTCGCTTGCATTCGGACCGGCT contains:
- a CDS encoding DUF1232 domain-containing protein, translating into MYQDHVSGELVLTSDSVTVLAAALFYFVNPHDVIPDHTPGVGYLDDAFVVNTCINALARSHPRELGRYMKRETSNA